A window of Rufibacter sp. LB8 contains these coding sequences:
- a CDS encoding SRPBCC domain-containing protein, giving the protein MNKAILFNFEVERENYLIKVERSFQAPTDLVWAAWTESEILDQWWAPKPWQAVTKSMDFKEGGRWHYYMQSPEGDKHYCLFDYQEIRPQAYFAGQDAFCDENAVISEAMPRTSWENTFTAAGEDTLVRVNIKFEKLADLENIIQMGFKEGFTAGLENLDQYIAAQFYLRKQNKPNKKARVTAYINLPGNTEEAFTFYKSVFKTEFINGIKRFGEIPAGPDQPPVPEEIKKMVLHVELPLLGDFVLMGTDAPKEMGFTLTQGNNMHISLEPENLEEAHRLFTELSVGGTIEMPLQKMFYGAYYGGFADQYGINWMINFQENE; this is encoded by the coding sequence ATGAACAAGGCCATTCTTTTCAATTTTGAGGTGGAGCGCGAAAACTACCTCATCAAAGTAGAACGCAGTTTTCAGGCCCCCACAGACCTGGTCTGGGCCGCCTGGACTGAGTCTGAAATTCTGGACCAATGGTGGGCGCCCAAACCCTGGCAAGCCGTCACCAAATCTATGGATTTTAAAGAGGGCGGCCGCTGGCACTACTACATGCAAAGCCCCGAAGGCGACAAACATTACTGTCTTTTTGATTACCAGGAAATCAGACCGCAGGCGTATTTTGCTGGGCAAGACGCTTTCTGTGATGAAAACGCGGTGATTAGTGAGGCAATGCCCAGAACTTCCTGGGAAAACACGTTCACGGCGGCCGGGGAAGACACGTTGGTACGAGTAAACATCAAGTTTGAGAAGCTGGCAGACTTGGAGAACATCATTCAAATGGGCTTTAAAGAAGGTTTTACTGCTGGCTTGGAAAACCTGGATCAGTACATTGCCGCCCAGTTTTACCTGCGCAAGCAAAACAAACCCAACAAAAAGGCCCGGGTGACGGCCTACATCAACCTGCCCGGCAATACAGAAGAGGCGTTCACTTTTTACAAGTCTGTCTTCAAAACAGAATTCATCAACGGCATTAAACGGTTCGGGGAAATTCCGGCCGGGCCAGACCAACCACCCGTGCCCGAGGAGATAAAGAAGATGGTCTTGCACGTGGAACTTCCGTTGCTGGGTGACTTTGTCTTGATGGGCACCGATGCCCCTAAAGAAATGGGTTTTACGCTTACCCAGGGCAACAACATGCACATCAGCCTGGAGCCAGAAAACCTGGAAGAGGCGCACCGTTTGTTTACTGAATTGTCAGTAGGCGGGACCATTGAAATGCCCTTGCAGAAAATGTTCTACGGGGCGTATTATGGTGGTTTCGCAGACCAGTATGGCATCAATTGGATGATTAACTTTCAGGAAAACGAATAA
- a CDS encoding DoxX family protein produces MKNKILTGLCVLFGALLINGGLNKFFNYMPVPDNLPDALMKDSMAMMEISWLMPLIGFAEILGGLLIIFPRTRALGALVIFPVMVGVLLTHVTVAPDGLIIALVIWVILLWIIYDNRQKYMALLRKEPTGY; encoded by the coding sequence ATGAAAAATAAGATTTTAACCGGGCTGTGTGTGCTCTTTGGGGCGCTGCTTATTAACGGCGGCCTTAACAAGTTTTTCAATTACATGCCCGTTCCAGATAACCTGCCAGACGCGTTGATGAAAGACTCCATGGCCATGATGGAAATATCGTGGCTTATGCCTTTGATTGGCTTCGCCGAAATATTAGGTGGTCTTCTGATTATTTTCCCCAGAACAAGGGCGTTGGGCGCACTGGTGATTTTTCCGGTGATGGTGGGCGTATTGTTGACGCACGTGACCGTAGCGCCAGACGGATTGATTATTGCTTTGGTGATTTGGGTTATTCTGCTCTGGATTATTTATGACAACCGCCAGAAATACATGGCCTTGCTCCGGAAAGAACCTACTGGTTATTAG
- a CDS encoding endonuclease/exonuclease/phosphatase family protein, with product MKIALEVLGCFLILASLLTLIKSTYWWIRVLDFPRVQVAVFSLLVLGAYGWLYGFELTTQKIFAGLLVLGIVNELVHVYKFTPLVKVQALRSKLKAPKNTFGFMISNVRMSNKRYEKFLQVVRENDPDMLLVNEPNQAWADAISELDERYPYCIKKPLENTYGMMFFSKFKLSNINVRYLVEEGIPSFYAVVELPTGKKFDLFTVHPQPPHLNKDTDLREAELLTVAKMAKESPLPSLVAGDLNDVAWSYTTNLFRKISGLLDPRIGRGFYNTYNAFVPFFRYSLDHIFYDPAFRLIRMKCLRFFGSDHFPIFIRLNFEPLEADEHEVPEPDQEEKEDAEELLNNLGDTSRPTLHD from the coding sequence ATGAAAATTGCCCTGGAAGTACTTGGCTGCTTCTTAATTCTGGCTTCCTTGCTTACCTTGATCAAGAGCACCTATTGGTGGATAAGGGTGCTGGATTTCCCGCGCGTACAGGTAGCCGTTTTCTCTTTGCTGGTGTTGGGGGCGTATGGTTGGTTGTATGGGTTTGAGTTAACCACCCAAAAGATTTTTGCGGGTCTGCTGGTGTTGGGCATTGTCAATGAGCTGGTGCATGTCTATAAATTCACCCCGCTGGTGAAAGTGCAGGCGCTGCGGTCTAAACTCAAAGCACCAAAAAACACCTTCGGGTTCATGATTTCCAATGTGCGTATGTCTAACAAACGCTATGAGAAATTTTTGCAGGTGGTCCGGGAAAATGACCCAGACATGCTCCTGGTCAATGAACCCAACCAAGCCTGGGCTGACGCCATCTCTGAACTAGACGAGCGGTACCCGTATTGCATCAAAAAACCGCTGGAGAATACCTACGGCATGATGTTCTTCAGTAAGTTCAAGCTCAGCAACATCAACGTACGCTACCTGGTGGAAGAAGGAATTCCGTCTTTCTACGCCGTGGTGGAACTGCCCACTGGCAAGAAGTTCGACCTCTTCACCGTACACCCGCAGCCGCCGCACTTAAACAAAGACACAGACCTGCGCGAAGCCGAACTACTCACCGTTGCCAAGATGGCCAAGGAATCTCCCCTGCCCAGTTTGGTGGCCGGTGACTTGAACGATGTGGCCTGGTCATATACCACCAACCTCTTCCGGAAAATAAGTGGTTTGCTGGACCCACGCATTGGCCGCGGCTTTTACAACACATATAATGCCTTTGTCCCGTTTTTCAGGTATTCCCTGGATCATATTTTCTATGACCCCGCCTTTCGCCTCATCAGAATGAAGTGCTTGCGGTTCTTCGGTTCAGACCATTTCCCTATTTTCATTAGGCTCAACTTTGAACCACTGGAAGCCGATGAACATGAAGTGCCGGAACCAGATCAGGAAGAAAAGGAAGACGCCGAGGAACTGCTCAACAACCTGGGTGACACTTCCCGTCCTACGCTGCATGATTAG
- a CDS encoding gliding motility lipoprotein GldH produces MKKYAFFQMFFLAFALLFSSCDGNRVFEENQDIEKNQWPVKLTPTFTFEVTDTTQTYNVFFNVRNALHYPFYNLYLRHYLLGPDGKQISSALHDMYLMDPKTGEPQGRGAGDIFDHRFRALKNVRFSQPGKYQVRVHQYMRQDPLPGIMAIGVRVEKAVP; encoded by the coding sequence ATGAAAAAGTACGCCTTCTTTCAGATGTTTTTCTTAGCCTTCGCGCTGCTGTTCTCCAGCTGTGACGGCAACCGCGTGTTTGAAGAAAACCAAGACATTGAGAAAAACCAATGGCCGGTAAAACTGACTCCAACCTTTACGTTTGAGGTCACAGACACCACCCAGACGTACAATGTGTTTTTCAATGTGCGCAACGCCCTGCATTATCCGTTTTACAATCTGTACCTGCGGCATTATTTACTAGGCCCAGACGGAAAACAGATCAGCTCGGCTTTGCATGACATGTACCTCATGGACCCCAAAACCGGCGAACCACAGGGCCGCGGGGCCGGTGACATCTTTGACCACCGGTTCAGGGCCTTGAAAAACGTGCGGTTTTCACAGCCTGGCAAATACCAGGTGCGGGTGCACCAGTACATGCGCCAAGACCCCTTGCCCGGCATCATGGCCATTGGCGTGCGGGTGGAGAAAGCTGTGCCGTAA